A single Vicia villosa cultivar HV-30 ecotype Madison, WI unplaced genomic scaffold, Vvil1.0 ctg.000449F_1_1, whole genome shotgun sequence DNA region contains:
- the LOC131628380 gene encoding uncharacterized protein LOC131628380: protein MSQQPSSSSPKNMSSNVDLSSDSRAQTVNPNEVLDTVPLRMVTADDLKVQKPITPLTRRPKERFTSNVYKSSSPTPSGDKTREGSKYVHNAIKELLTRILSENHDVPGVSVPLNQEINEPNMEAELDVVHDVETMEDTELDPSKEKKVGVDVNVVVEDDTEVGTEADTGTGTGTEVVDLDEYFDNGLIASIDPSIAKRFMTTKGKKVVGQSPSKKKAGIDSSKKDTVGPPRTWSKVIPKKRKVNVISSSDTDVECDVSDIPLKKKPTSSKLATRVPDVPIDNISFHYAASVNKWKYVYCCTPIFYH, encoded by the coding sequence ATGTCTCAACAACCAAGCTCATCATCTCCCAAGAATATGTCCTCTAACGTTGATCTTTCATCCGACTCTAGGGCACAAACTGTGAACCCTAACGAAGTTCTGGACACTGTCCCTCTGAGGATGGTGACTGCGGATGATCTGAAGGTGCAAAAGCCAATAACTCCTCTTACAAGAAGACCTAAGGAAAGATTTACTAGTAATGTTTATAAGTCCTCGTCTCCCACTCCTTCTGGTGATAAGACTAGGGAAGGATCTAAATATGTTCATAATGCTATCAAGGAACTTTTGACTAGAATTTTGAGTGAAAACCATGATGTTCCTGGAGTGTCTGTTCCATTGAATCAAGAAATTAATGAACCTAATATGGAAGCTGAACTAGATGTTGTTCACGATGTTGAAACAATGGAGGATACTGAGTTGGATCCTTCTAAAGAAAAGAAAGTTGGTGTTGATGTGAATGTTGTTGTTGAAGACGATACTGAAGTTGGTACTGAAGCTGATACTGGTACTGGTACTGGTACTGAAGTTGTAGACCTTGATGAGTATTTTGATAATGGCCTTATAGCTAGTATAGACCCTAGCATAGCCAAAAGGTTCATGACTACAAAAGGCAAGAAGGTAGTTGGTCAAAGTCCCTCCAAAAAGAAAGCTGGTATTGATTCCTCCAAAAAGGATACTGTTGGTCCTCCAAGAACTTGGAGCAAAGTGATTCCCAAGAAGAGAAAGGTCAATGTTATCTCTAGCTCTGATACTGATGTTGAATGTGATGTCTCAGACATCCCTCTTAAAAAGAAGCCTACTTCTAGCAAACTTGCAACTAGAGTTCCTGATGTACCCATTGATAACATCTCCTTTCATTATGCTGCAAGTGTTAACAAGTGGAAGTATGTCTACTGTTGTACCCCGATTTTTTACCACTGA